One genomic segment of Pseudonocardia sp. T1-2H includes these proteins:
- a CDS encoding chorismate mutase, translating to MSVTDDRSGAVQNTAAETDIPSAEEIGELRLEIDHLDAEILRLIKRRTEVSKRIGVARMAAGGPRIVYSREMRVLERFRELGPEGRELAMMLLRLGRGRLGTR from the coding sequence ATGTCCGTGACCGACGACCGTTCCGGCGCCGTGCAGAACACCGCAGCCGAGACCGACATCCCGTCCGCCGAGGAGATCGGCGAGCTGCGGCTCGAGATCGACCACCTCGACGCCGAGATCCTGCGCCTGATCAAGCGGCGCACCGAGGTCTCGAAGCGGATCGGCGTGGCCCGGATGGCCGCGGGTGGCCCGCGGATCGTCTACAGCCGCGAGATGCGGGTGCTGGAGCGCTTCCGCGAGCTCGGCCCCGAGGGCCGCGAGCTGGCGATGATGCTGCTGCGGCTCGGCCGGGGCCGGCTGGGAACACGCTGA
- a CDS encoding response regulator transcription factor: MTETTPTDSDAPIRVFLVDDHGLFRSGVRAELDRGVAGTPAIEVAGEAGSVEEAVAGIAHLRPDVVLLDVHMPDGGGAEVLRRVRPQQPEVVFLALSVSDAAEDVIAVIRAGARGYVTKTISATELGGAVRRVKAGDPVFSPRLAGFVLDAFSDRPGAAPAVDPELDLLTRRERDVLRLLARGYAYKEIAGELFISVKTVETHVSSVLRKTQLSNRYELSRWASDRRLV, translated from the coding sequence ATGACCGAGACCACGCCCACCGACTCCGACGCGCCGATCCGGGTCTTCCTGGTCGACGACCACGGCCTCTTCCGCTCCGGCGTGCGCGCCGAGCTGGACCGCGGCGTCGCCGGGACGCCCGCGATCGAGGTCGCCGGCGAAGCCGGGTCCGTCGAGGAGGCGGTGGCCGGGATCGCGCACCTGCGCCCGGACGTCGTGCTGCTGGACGTGCACATGCCGGACGGCGGGGGCGCCGAGGTGCTGCGCCGGGTCCGCCCGCAGCAGCCGGAGGTCGTGTTCTTGGCGCTGAGCGTGTCCGACGCGGCCGAGGACGTCATCGCCGTCATCCGGGCCGGTGCGCGGGGCTACGTCACCAAGACGATCTCGGCGACCGAGCTGGGTGGCGCCGTGCGCCGGGTGAAGGCCGGGGACCCGGTGTTCTCGCCGCGGCTGGCCGGCTTCGTGCTGGACGCGTTCTCGGACCGCCCGGGCGCGGCACCCGCCGTCGACCCGGAGCTGGACCTGCTCACCCGCCGGGAGCGGGACGTCCTGCGCCTGCTCGCCCGCGGCTACGCCTACAAGGAGATCGCCGGGGAGCTGTTCATCTCGGTGAAGACGGTGGAGACGCACGTGTCGAGCGTGCTGCGGAAGACGCAGCTGTCGAACCGGTACGAGCTGTCCCGCTGGGCGTCCGACCGCCGGCTGGTCTGA
- a CDS encoding PspC domain-containing protein, protein MNRTDVQTTLREMWETRPARPRRDRKVAGVASAIARRYDIDPVLVRVGLVVSAFYGVGLVLYALGWLLLPAAAEDDPADGATVGMPGSTARTAAMKPAVKVALVIALAAAVAHFFTHTGIILPLVVVGGLLFLLHRSRGQRAFERSTGTSAAVGGEPGAGTPVDGEGASAQAVPPAWDPLGAAPFAWDLPEPGPVVPAPAPPRSKLTPATLGLAVLAGGIAGIVVLLGPGLIGLPAVFATMLAVVGAGLVVGAFRRAGRGLIPFALILALLTWASLAVTSPARGLDVRGGVGDTQVAPRTAAEVLPNYSRAVGSIELDLRGVDLTAAPGTATTPIRTSADVGTGAIEVLVPENADVTVRAHAGTGDVRFGDRGESGPDATIAATDDLGADGVRSGRPIELTLNAGLGSVEVHRG, encoded by the coding sequence ATGAACCGGACGGACGTGCAGACGACTCTGCGGGAGATGTGGGAGACGCGCCCAGCGCGGCCGCGGCGTGACCGCAAGGTCGCCGGCGTCGCCTCGGCGATCGCCCGCCGTTACGACATCGACCCGGTGCTGGTGAGGGTGGGCCTCGTGGTCTCCGCCTTCTACGGTGTCGGGCTGGTCCTCTACGCCCTCGGCTGGCTGCTGCTGCCCGCCGCGGCGGAGGACGACCCGGCCGACGGCGCGACCGTCGGGATGCCGGGGTCCACGGCGCGGACCGCCGCGATGAAACCCGCGGTGAAGGTCGCGCTGGTCATCGCACTGGCCGCCGCGGTCGCGCACTTCTTCACCCACACCGGCATCATCCTGCCGCTGGTGGTGGTCGGGGGGCTGCTCTTCCTGCTGCACCGCAGCCGCGGGCAGCGGGCGTTCGAGCGCTCGACGGGCACCTCGGCGGCCGTGGGCGGGGAACCCGGCGCCGGCACCCCCGTGGACGGCGAGGGGGCCTCCGCGCAGGCCGTGCCGCCGGCGTGGGACCCGCTCGGCGCCGCACCCTTCGCGTGGGACCTGCCCGAGCCCGGCCCGGTCGTACCCGCGCCGGCGCCACCGCGCTCGAAGCTCACGCCCGCCACCCTGGGGCTGGCCGTGCTCGCCGGTGGCATCGCCGGGATCGTGGTGCTGCTCGGCCCGGGTCTGATCGGGCTGCCCGCGGTGTTCGCGACGATGCTCGCGGTCGTCGGCGCGGGGCTCGTCGTCGGGGCGTTCCGCCGGGCCGGGCGGGGCCTGATCCCGTTCGCCCTGATCCTGGCCCTGCTGACCTGGGCCTCGCTGGCCGTCACCTCACCGGCACGCGGCCTGGACGTCCGCGGCGGGGTGGGGGACACGCAGGTGGCGCCGCGGACGGCTGCCGAGGTGCTGCCGAACTACTCGCGGGCCGTGGGCTCGATCGAGCTGGACCTGCGCGGCGTCGACCTCACCGCCGCGCCCGGCACGGCCACCACCCCCATCCGAACCTCCGCGGACGTGGGCACCGGCGCGATCGAGGTGCTGGTCCCCGAGAACGCGGACGTCACCGTCCGGGCGCACGCCGGTACCGGCGACGTCCGGTTCGGGGACCGTGGCGAGAGCGGCCCGGACGCCACCATCGCGGCGACCGACGACCTCGGCGCGGACGGCGTCCGCTCCGGCCGGCCGATCGAGCTGACCCTGAATGCCGGCCTGGGCTCGGTGGAGGTGCACCGTGGCTGA
- the pcrA gene encoding DNA helicase PcrA, with protein MSALFELPAQATVEPTTARGRALLEGLNPKQREAVVHAGTPLLIVAGAGSGKTRVLTHRIGWLLAERDVHPGEIMSITFTNKAAAEMKERVDALVGRRSAAMWVSTFHSMCVRILRREAKHLGVRSAFSVYDADDSRRLVSLVARDLELDPKKFAPRALAAQISNLKNELLSADDAASRAGNEHERRIAEVYANYQSRLRQANAFDFDDLIMETVSLLQRMPAVAEYYRRRFRHVLVDEYQDTNHAQYALVRELVEPATAGARPAELCVVGDSDQSIYAFRGANIRNITEFEQDFPDATTILLEQNYRSTQTILTAANTVIARNPNRRDKRLWSDQGDGEKVVGYVADNEHDEASFVGQEVDRLVDSGEFRNSDIAIFYRTNAQSRVFEDVFLRIGLPYKVVGGVRFYERKEIRDALAYLRVLSNPEDTVSLRRILNVPKRGIGDRAEAVVAEYAERERISFAQALRVAAEEPARLHALATRSQRNIAGFQRMMDELRELVERGDETAEILEAVYARSGYVSELEASEDPQDGTRLENLAELVTVAREFAGDAAVADLEVDDDVAAGAPEPGSLAAFLERVALVADADSIPDDDAGMVTLMTLHTAKGLEFPVVFLTGWEDGIFPHMRTLGDPTELAEERRLAYVGITRARERLYLSRAIVRSAFGQPSTNPASRFLDEVPAELVDWRRSEPERPSAPVGRFGFGRRETATDRGDWKVPQRTLNAEISLDVGDRVSHDKYGLGTVVASDGIGPRATVTIDFGSSGTVRLMLIGGVPLQKL; from the coding sequence ATGAGCGCGCTGTTCGAACTCCCCGCCCAGGCCACCGTCGAGCCCACGACGGCGCGGGGTCGAGCCCTGCTCGAGGGGCTGAACCCGAAGCAGCGGGAGGCGGTCGTGCACGCGGGCACCCCGCTGCTGATCGTGGCCGGGGCGGGGTCGGGCAAGACCCGGGTGCTCACCCACCGGATCGGCTGGCTGCTCGCCGAACGGGACGTGCACCCGGGCGAGATCATGTCCATCACCTTCACCAACAAGGCCGCGGCCGAGATGAAGGAGCGGGTGGACGCGCTGGTCGGGCGCCGGTCCGCCGCGATGTGGGTCTCCACGTTCCACTCCATGTGCGTGCGGATCCTGCGCCGCGAGGCCAAGCACCTCGGCGTCCGCAGCGCTTTCTCGGTCTACGACGCGGACGACTCGCGCCGGCTCGTCAGCCTCGTCGCGCGGGACCTGGAGCTGGACCCGAAGAAGTTCGCCCCGCGGGCGCTGGCCGCGCAGATCTCGAACCTCAAGAACGAGCTGCTCTCCGCGGACGACGCCGCGTCCCGCGCGGGCAACGAGCACGAGCGCCGGATCGCCGAGGTCTACGCGAACTACCAGTCCCGGCTGCGCCAGGCGAACGCCTTCGACTTCGACGACCTGATCATGGAGACGGTCTCGCTGCTGCAGCGGATGCCGGCCGTCGCCGAGTACTACCGGCGCCGCTTCCGGCATGTGCTGGTGGACGAGTACCAGGACACGAACCACGCGCAGTACGCGCTGGTCCGCGAGCTGGTCGAGCCCGCGACGGCCGGGGCGAGGCCCGCCGAGCTGTGCGTCGTCGGGGACTCGGACCAGTCCATCTACGCCTTCCGCGGCGCGAACATCCGCAACATCACCGAGTTCGAGCAGGACTTCCCGGACGCCACCACGATCCTGCTCGAGCAGAACTACCGCTCGACGCAGACGATCCTCACGGCGGCGAACACGGTCATCGCCCGCAACCCGAACCGTCGGGACAAGCGCCTGTGGTCGGACCAGGGGGACGGCGAGAAGGTCGTCGGCTACGTCGCGGACAACGAGCACGACGAGGCGTCGTTCGTCGGCCAGGAGGTCGACCGCCTGGTGGACTCGGGTGAGTTCCGGAACTCGGACATCGCGATCTTCTACCGGACCAACGCCCAGTCCCGCGTCTTCGAGGACGTGTTCCTGCGGATCGGGCTGCCGTACAAGGTCGTCGGCGGCGTGCGCTTCTACGAGCGCAAGGAGATCCGGGACGCGCTGGCCTACCTGCGGGTGCTGTCGAACCCCGAGGACACGGTGAGCCTGCGCCGGATCCTGAACGTGCCCAAGCGCGGGATCGGGGACCGGGCCGAGGCGGTGGTCGCGGAGTACGCCGAGCGCGAGCGGATCTCGTTCGCCCAGGCCCTGCGCGTCGCCGCCGAGGAGCCTGCGAGGCTGCACGCCCTGGCCACCCGCTCGCAGCGCAACATCGCCGGGTTCCAGCGGATGATGGACGAGCTGCGCGAGCTGGTCGAGCGCGGCGACGAGACCGCGGAGATCCTGGAGGCGGTGTACGCGCGCTCCGGGTACGTGTCCGAGCTCGAGGCCAGCGAGGACCCGCAGGACGGCACGCGCCTGGAGAACCTGGCCGAGCTGGTGACGGTGGCCCGCGAGTTCGCGGGCGACGCGGCGGTCGCCGACCTCGAGGTGGACGACGACGTCGCCGCGGGTGCGCCGGAGCCCGGGTCGCTCGCCGCGTTCCTGGAGCGGGTCGCCCTCGTGGCGGACGCGGACTCCATCCCGGACGACGACGCGGGCATGGTCACCCTGATGACCCTGCACACGGCGAAGGGCCTGGAGTTCCCGGTCGTGTTCCTCACCGGCTGGGAGGACGGGATCTTCCCGCACATGCGCACCCTCGGGGACCCGACGGAGCTGGCCGAGGAACGCCGGCTCGCCTACGTCGGCATCACCCGGGCCCGGGAGCGGCTCTACCTCTCCCGCGCGATCGTCCGGTCCGCGTTCGGGCAGCCGAGCACGAACCCGGCGTCCCGCTTCCTGGACGAGGTGCCCGCCGAGCTCGTGGACTGGCGGCGCTCGGAGCCGGAGCGCCCGTCGGCGCCGGTCGGCCGCTTCGGCTTCGGCCGCCGCGAGACCGCGACGGACCGCGGGGACTGGAAGGTCCCGCAGCGCACCCTGAACGCCGAGATCAGCCTGGACGTCGGGGACCGGGTCAGCCACGACAAGTACGGGCTGGGCACGGTCGTCGCCTCGGACGGCATCGGTCCCCGCGCCACGGTCACGATCGACTTCGGCAGCTCGGGCACGGTCCGCCTGATGCTGATCGGCGGGGTCCCGCTCCAGAAGCTCTGA
- the guaA gene encoding glutamine-hydrolyzing GMP synthase, with translation METPTVLVVDYGAQYAQLIARRVREAQVFSEIVPAGTPTEEIVRRRPAAIILSGGPSSVYAEDAPAVDPALFEAGIPVFGMCYGFQAMAQALGGDVAHDGTREYGRTEVRVADEAGVLHDGLPAQHPVWMSHGDSVVRAPEGFTVTASTDRVQVAGFEDTERRLAGVQYHPEVGHSPHGQEVLRRFLHEIAGITPDWTTSSIIDETVAAVREQIGEGRAICGLSGGVDSAVAAAIVQRAIGDRLTCVFVDHGLLRAGEREQVERDFVAATGAKLHTVDAEERFLKALAGVTDPEEKRKIIGREFIRVFEAATAEVAAEEHVGFLVQGTLYPDVVESGGGAGTATIKSHHNVGGLPDDIEFALVEPLRALFKDEVRKVGAELGLPETIVQRQPFPGPGLGIRIIGAVDAERLETLRAADAIAREELTLAGLDNTIWQCPVVLLADVRSVGVQGDGRTYGHPVVLRPVSSEDAMTADWTRVPYEVLERISTRITNEVAEVNRVVLDVTSKPPGTIEWE, from the coding sequence GCAGGTCTTCTCGGAAATCGTGCCCGCCGGCACGCCCACCGAGGAGATCGTCCGGCGCCGTCCCGCCGCCATCATCCTGTCCGGCGGCCCCTCCAGCGTGTACGCGGAGGACGCGCCCGCGGTCGATCCCGCCCTGTTCGAGGCCGGGATCCCGGTGTTCGGCATGTGCTACGGCTTCCAGGCCATGGCGCAGGCCCTCGGCGGGGACGTCGCGCACGACGGCACCCGCGAGTACGGCCGCACCGAGGTGCGCGTCGCGGACGAGGCGGGGGTGCTGCACGACGGGCTCCCCGCGCAGCATCCGGTCTGGATGAGCCACGGGGACTCGGTGGTCCGCGCGCCGGAGGGCTTCACGGTCACGGCGTCGACGGACCGGGTGCAGGTCGCCGGGTTCGAGGACACCGAGCGGCGGCTGGCGGGCGTGCAGTACCACCCCGAGGTCGGGCACTCGCCGCACGGCCAGGAGGTGCTGCGGCGGTTCCTGCACGAGATCGCGGGCATCACGCCGGACTGGACGACGTCGTCGATCATCGACGAGACGGTCGCCGCGGTGCGCGAGCAGATCGGCGAAGGGCGCGCGATCTGCGGGCTCTCCGGCGGGGTGGACTCCGCGGTGGCGGCCGCGATCGTGCAGCGCGCCATCGGAGACCGACTGACCTGCGTGTTCGTGGACCACGGGCTGCTGCGGGCGGGGGAGCGGGAGCAGGTGGAGCGGGACTTCGTCGCCGCCACCGGCGCGAAGCTGCACACCGTGGACGCCGAGGAGCGCTTCCTCAAGGCGCTGGCCGGGGTCACGGACCCGGAGGAGAAGCGGAAGATCATCGGCCGGGAGTTCATCCGGGTGTTCGAGGCCGCGACGGCCGAGGTCGCCGCGGAGGAGCACGTCGGGTTCCTGGTGCAGGGCACGCTGTACCCGGACGTGGTCGAGTCCGGCGGCGGGGCCGGCACGGCCACGATCAAGAGCCACCACAACGTCGGCGGGTTGCCGGACGACATCGAGTTCGCCCTCGTCGAGCCGCTGCGAGCACTGTTCAAGGACGAGGTCCGCAAGGTCGGCGCCGAGCTGGGCCTGCCGGAGACGATCGTCCAGCGCCAGCCCTTCCCCGGGCCCGGCCTGGGCATCCGGATCATCGGTGCGGTCGACGCCGAGCGGCTCGAGACGCTGCGCGCGGCGGACGCCATCGCCCGCGAGGAGCTCACCCTCGCCGGCCTGGACAACACCATCTGGCAGTGCCCGGTCGTGCTGCTCGCGGACGTCCGCAGCGTGGGCGTGCAGGGCGACGGCCGCACCTACGGCCACCCGGTCGTCCTGCGGCCCGTCAGCTCCGAGGACGCGATGACCGCGGACTGGACCCGGGTGCCCTACGAGGTCCTGGAACGGATCTCGACCCGGATCACGAACGAGGTGGCCGAGGTCAACCGGGTCGTCCTCGACGTCACGAGCAAGCCGCCGGGCACCATCGAGTGGGAGTAG